In Candidatus Neomarinimicrobiota bacterium, the genomic window AATTCAAGCACCATGACCCGAATATATTGTGCTCTTTCGGGCACTTCACGTCCTTCGATCTCTTCTACGGCCCGAGCAAGATTCTCTTCATTGGGATCGGGTTCAGGTACACAGATACGGCAAACGATAGGGAAGGATTGCATCCAGGTTCTGGTTTCCATAAGTTTCTCAAAAGCCCGGTGGAGATATCCAACGTGGGTTTCAGCTTTAACAATAGTGTCACCGGCAACCTTGAGTTTTACCATCATATTGCCAGTAATTCCGGGATGCTGTGGTCCCAGATATAGTGTAGTTTCTTTTTCTCGAGTCATAGTCTAATCCAATTATCGTAGAGAATAAGGTTTGGCGAAATCAGGCATTTCTTCACCACTACGTTTGGTAATGGTCTCACGGACATTCTGAGCATCCTGACGGGCATCCATCCGATCCTTGAATTTTTCTTCAGAATATTTCACCGTATCAAAATCCCGACGCATGGGCGGTGGTCCATCCCAATCCTCAAGCAGAAAGTCACCCCGACGGTTATTTCCCGCAAATGTAACACCATACATCTCATGGATCTCACGCTCATAAGTTTCAGCGTGATCCCAGATATTTCGTAAACTTACAAACTCCGGTTCATGGCGGGGAATCCGGCATTTTACGATCAATTGGATATTCATTGAATAGGACCAGAGGATATACACCAACTCAAAGTGTCCATCTTCCAGCCAATCGACACAAGAGATATGGGTCAAATGCTGGAAATCATGTTGATTTTTGGCATGAGCCAGATAAGGCGGGACCAGATCGGCACTTAGAATGACTTCCACTCGTTTGTCCCGGACAACGCGTACACGAGCAGATTTGAAAGTGTTCTGGATTTTTTTGGCGAAAGCCTGTTCAAGGGATAATTTATTTTGAGGATCATTCATCGTTATCACCAATTGTAATCTGGCATTTGCCAGTTTTTAATGACCTCTTTTTGCTGTGAGCGGTAAAGGTCCAGATTGTCACGGTATTTTTCCCAGCCATTGGCTGACCCATCGCTGATCATCTCCTGAAGTTTAACAAAGCCTGAGATAACAGCTTCAGGGCGGGGCATACAACCATTGATATAGACATCCACTGGTAAGTAATGATCCAGAGATTTAATGGTATTGTAAGAATCCCAATACATGCCCCCATTAATGGTGCATGAGCCAAACCCGATCACATATTTAGGTGATTGCATCTGCTCGTAGGAACGGATTACCCGTTTCAGCGTTTTGGTTGCTAAATATCCCGTGATCAACAGAACATCAGCCATCCGCGGGGTGGGTCGACCGGTAATGCCAAATCGTTCAGCATCATAGCGTGAGGTCATGGTCGGTGGGATTTCAATAGCTCCGCAACCAGTACCGTAAGCTAATACCCAGAGAGAGTGCTTTTGGGCATAGCGCTGAATGATATCAACTATCTTGCGCCCGTCTTTATCGTTAATATTCATGTTCATAATTAGTTAACCTTTCCAGGCTACAAGCAGGACTGCCAGAATGCCTATGGCTGCAGGCCATTTCCACCAGAATTGTATGGATTGTTCGGTTCTGAATCGGGGATTTACCAACCCGACGAATAAAGCAAATAAGTACAATACAAAAGTTTTGATCAACAGCTCGATAAAACTGGAGGCACCTCCAAAGAAAAGATCTACAAATAATACTAATTTAACGAAAGTGAAAATGGAGCGACTGGTCATCATCAGGGCGAGGTATTTGCCACCAAATTCTGAAGGGGGTCCCGACGCTATTTCAGAAGGAGCAAAGGGTACGTCAAAGGGGGCATACATCATAAAACCAAGGAAGGCCAACATACCGGCTAAGGAAGCCACCGGCATTTGAAAGATCATCCAGTTCCGAAACCCATCCTGAACAGCAATCAATTCCTGCAGATTGGTTGTTTCGAAATTCACCATAATGGCGATCAGTGCCAGCACATAAGGAACCTTGTAGCCAACCATTTGACTTAAACCACGGGAAACACCAATGGCTGAATTGGGATTACCGGTTTGACCAGCCCCCAGAGCCATGCCCAATTGTCCAAAAACCATGATATACATGAGGAAGATCAGATCTCCCCGAAAAGAGAAGTTGGCAAAAAAGATGGAGTCCTTGAGAATGGGAATGAAGAACAGGGTGGTGACTGAAGCGGTAATGGCAAATACAGGTCCCATATGTTGCATTACACCGTGGTGGATCGCGGTTTTCTTGCTATACAGTTTAACCACATCAATAAAACTCTGTGAGACACCGGGTCCGATCCGGTTCTGAACTCGGGCAGTAACCTTACGGCTCAAACCCATATAGGTGAAGCCCACAGCACTGGCAATCAGCGGTGTGACAATAAATCCCAGTAATTTTATCCAATCAAAACTCATAGTGATCGATCCTTAATAAAATGTAAATCCCTTTGCCACAGAGAGTCAAAGACACAAAAAAGGCTTTCTCCTAATTCTTTGTGCCTTGGTGTCTTGGTGGCCAGAAAACAAAAGTTGTCCATTGCTAAGATCACTAAATTTGACGAAACCGCTAGAAGTATCTGAGAATTCATAAAATGTGCCCTAAAACCATTAAATACAACCACATATAGTGAATAAGCCTAAAACCATATATAACAACACTTTGCGTCATTTCGATGAACTCAATACAACGCTCTGCGCGCTGCGAGGGGTCGTTTTTGCGAGACCGTCAAATTTGAATCCCGAAGATCCAGCCGGAGAATACAATAAGCACGACCAGGAAGATGACCACGTAGAGTGCATAGGTTTGAGCATTTCCAGTATAGACGTGACGCAGGAGATCGAAAATGAGTTCAGCATTCTTAGCAAAAGACTCGTATATCCGGGTCACCTTATATTTGAAGACCGGTGCTGCTGCCCTTTCAAAGGGACGATAGAAATCGACAGCATAGGTCAGATTCTCATTTTCTGTAGGAATTTCACCTGAGGTATGGATATCCCGGGTCGTGACATAACGGGTGGTCTTATAATTTTTCCAGGTAATGAAGGCCAGTCCCAATAAGAATACAGAGAAAATGGAAGTGATCACTGCCAGCATGTCAACCTGATTACCCCAGGAATTAAACAAGACAGACATTTGCCAATCAACTTGCTGGAATCCCAGATATTTCATCGCTTCAGCAATTGGCTCAAAGAAGAGACCAGGCATAGCTCCGGCCAGCATGGTCAATCCGGCCAGGATCAGCATGGGCACCCACATGACCCAGGAGACTTCCCTGACATGCTCGTATTCTTTTTCTTCCTGTCCCAGGAAAATGGAGAAGATCAAGCGGTACAGATAGAGGAAGGCGGCAGTGCTGGATATAAATGTTACAGCGACTAAAAAATAATGTCCAGAGGTTAGCAATGATTCGTAAAGCATCCATTTTCCTACGAATCCACCCAGAGGCGGGACACCAGATACCGTAATAATGCCCATAAGAACAGTTACAAAGCTCAGAGGCATCTTTCGGATCAAGCCGGTCAGTTCATTCAGATCCAGGCTGCCAGTTTGATGAAAAACGGATCCAACTCCCATAAACAGCATGCTTTTAAAGATACCATGGAGCAGGGCAAGAAAGATGGCAGCCATGACACTCAGGGGAGTGCCAACGGCCAAGCCGATAATAATATATCCCAACTGGGCGATGGAACTGTAGGCCAGGAGTTTTTTGGCATCAGTCTGGAAGACAGCGTAAAAGGTCGCCAGCAGGGCAGTGAGACCACCCATCCAGGCCAGCACTTCGCGAATGATATGTCCCTGTTCCAGACCACCCATGAACTTGAAGAGCACCAGACCCATTCCAAAGATTCCCATTTTTGAAAGAACACCGGAGAATAAAGCGGTGAAAGGTGATGGAGCACTGCGATAGGCATCAGGAGCCCAGACATGAACTGGCATCAGAGCGCTTTTTACACCGAATCCCAATAGAAAGAGGATGGTGATCAAACTTATTTGGCTTGTGCTTAATTGAGGGATGATGCGAAAGGTTGCTGTCAGGGAAAGATCACCGGTAAAGGAATAGAGGTAAACAATGGCTGTCAATAGTGCATAAGCACCCACTGCACTGAAAACGAAGTAGCGGATACCTGCCGCTTGATTCTCAAAACGATAATAGATTACCATTAGAAAACTGGACCAGGTCATGATCTCCCAAAAGAAAAACAGCGAAAGCAGATCCTGGCTGAAGACAATACCGTACATGGAGGCTATAGTGGCCAGAAAGGCCAGGTAGAAAAAGCCCAGTCGTGCTTTGTTCTTCATAAATGCCAGTGAATAAATCGTGCTTAATACACCAATACCGGCGATCAGTAAACTGAAGAGGCGTGAATAGGGATTGGTGCCCCAACTTAGATCGAAACCGCCCAGAGAAAAATAGATCATGGAGCTATCAGCCGGTAGTTGCCAGACCAGATAAGCCGGGATCAGCGTCAGTAGCAACACGACAGCAGTTCGGAATTTGGGTAGTGCATGGTGAGTGATAAATGCCAGAATACTTCCGGCGAAGGCGATCGCTAAAATGGCAGGAATGTTGAGTAACGGTTCCATCTTACTGTCCCATCATGGCATATTGAAGATATGCAGCTTTATCCAACAGCTCATTGGCTGCCGGGAGTACCAACTCATGAATAAAATCTGGATATATACCGATGGTCAGCGTTACAAACGCCAATATTCCCATGGCTAACAAACCAGTGAATGGTGTCTTCCGAACTTCGATGTCATGTAGTTTCTTGAAATATAAACGACCCACTACCCGCAGATAGTAAACGGCTTCGATCACTGCTGAAAAAAGGATCAGAACAATCAGGAGCATGTGATCAGAATTGGCGGCTGAGATCAACAGGTAGAATTTCCCCCAAAATCCTGAGAATGGTGGCAGACCGATGATTGCCAGGGCGCCCAATGAAAAGAAAAATCCGGTCCAGGGCTTTTCCCGACCCATACCTTCCAGGTCAACTATGTTTTTATGTCCTGAGAAGAAGACCAGATAACCCGCGCTGAAAAAGAGCATGGATTTGATCACTGCATGACTGAACATCAGGAACAGGGCCGCTGCAATGCCTTCCTTGGTGCCCAATCCAAAAGCGACCAGTACCAGACCCATCTGACCGATACTGGAGAAGGCCAACATGCGTTTGATCTGTTGCTGTCGCATGGCTGACATCTCAGCGATGAGCAAAGTAATGGTACCCATGACGATCAAGAAATTTGAGGATATTGATAGATCGAATAACGTGAACAGAACTCTCATCAGAGCATAGACAGCTGCTTTGACCACTATTCCGGCAAAGAGAGCGCCAATGGGAGATGGAGCCTGCGAATAGGCATCTGGAGCCCAACCATTCAAGGGGAATAATTCAGCCTCAATGCCCAGCCCCACAATAAACAATATCATAATGGTCAGTTTGATCTTAACCGGGACATCGCTCATCCTCATCGCAATATCTGCCATGTTGAGTGTTCCCACATTGGCGTAGAGAATGATGATGGCCAGTAGCACAAAAGCAGAGGTAAAGGAGCCGATCAGCAAATACTTGAAAGCCGCTTCTGCTCCGTTATGATCTCTGAGAAAGGCAGTCAGCGCATAGGCTGCAATGGCGGTGATCTCCAGAAAAACAAATAGATTAAAGATATCTCCTGTGAGGATGATCCCGGTGGAACCGGCAATGAGCAACATGAAAAGCATGTAGTATTTTTCAAGTGGTTGCCGGATGATAAATCGATAACTGTAAATCCACACAACAAAGCCGATCAAGGTGATCATGGTAACCAGGAAAGCAGCCAACGGTCCAAAGATCAGGGTGATCCCAAAGGGTGGACGCCAGCCGGCGATGATCTCTACAATAGGCGCTTCATAAGCGTGGGGAAAGAGGGTCAGGGCTACTACTGAAAGATAGAGCAACACAATCCCTGGTACGATGGGCACCAGTTTTTGTGAAATACGTCCCAATAGAGGCAGTAGGAAAGCCGCGAATAGTGGTACTGCTATAAAATGAACAGGTGAGAAATACAATTCCATATCATTACCACTTCAGCTCTCTGATCTTATTGACATTTAAAGTTTTATGATGGTCATAGAGTCGAATAATGATGGCAAGAGCCACAGCTGTCACTGCCAATCCAATAACAATGGCAGTCAAGACCAATGCCTGAGGGATGGGATCCACCATCTCAGCAGCACTGAGACCCTCTTTTGAAAAGATCGGCGCTGTTGCATTATCAACGTAACCAATGGCGATGAAGAGCAGGTGTAAGCCTCCATCCACCAGGGATAATCCGATGATCATCTTGACCAGGTTCTTCTTGACCAGGACTGCATACATTCCGATCAGAATGAGAGCGATGGAGGTTAGGTAATAGATCATATCACTTTCTTTCTATCGAATGGTTTTTAGCAGGGTATCTAAAACACCGGTGAGTTCAGCCCCGACCTTAAAGCCAATGGCACTGTATACGATGGGGATGATTCCGGCACTGAATAATGTGTTTGGTGTCCCCAGGGGGAGAAAGTTCTCCAGAAAACTCTGACCGATGATCAAACCGGCCATCCCGATGGTGACAAAGATCAAGCCTGCCATGGATTCGATGATGGTCAGAGCTTTATGGTTGGTCTCAAAGCGACGGTATGACATGTACATCATCAGAACACCTGTGGCAATGATAGCCCCTCCCTGAAAACCACCACCTGGGGTCAGGTGGCCATGAACAAAGACATAAGCCCCCAACAGGACAATGAGGGGGTAGAATAATTTTGAAGTGGTTCGAACCA contains:
- a CDS encoding NADH-quinone oxidoreductase subunit D, with amino-acid sequence MTREKETTLYLGPQHPGITGNMMVKLKVAGDTIVKAETHVGYLHRAFEKLMETRTWMQSFPIVCRICVPEPDPNEENLARAVEEIEGREVPERAQYIRVMVLE
- a CDS encoding NADH-quinone oxidoreductase subunit C, translating into MNDPQNKLSLEQAFAKKIQNTFKSARVRVVRDKRVEVILSADLVPPYLAHAKNQHDFQHLTHISCVDWLEDGHFELVYILWSYSMNIQLIVKCRIPRHEPEFVSLRNIWDHAETYEREIHEMYGVTFAGNNRRGDFLLEDWDGPPPMRRDFDTVKYSEEKFKDRMDARQDAQNVRETITKRSGEEMPDFAKPYSLR
- the nuoB gene encoding NADH-quinone oxidoreductase subunit NuoB — translated: MNINDKDGRKIVDIIQRYAQKHSLWVLAYGTGCGAIEIPPTMTSRYDAERFGITGRPTPRMADVLLITGYLATKTLKRVIRSYEQMQSPKYVIGFGSCTINGGMYWDSYNTIKSLDHYLPVDVYINGCMPRPEAVISGFVKLQEMISDGSANGWEKYRDNLDLYRSQQKEVIKNWQMPDYNW
- a CDS encoding complex I subunit 1 family protein; amino-acid sequence: MSFDWIKLLGFIVTPLIASAVGFTYMGLSRKVTARVQNRIGPGVSQSFIDVVKLYSKKTAIHHGVMQHMGPVFAITASVTTLFFIPILKDSIFFANFSFRGDLIFLMYIMVFGQLGMALGAGQTGNPNSAIGVSRGLSQMVGYKVPYVLALIAIMVNFETTNLQELIAVQDGFRNWMIFQMPVASLAGMLAFLGFMMYAPFDVPFAPSEIASGPPSEFGGKYLALMMTSRSIFTFVKLVLFVDLFFGGASSFIELLIKTFVLYLFALFVGLVNPRFRTEQSIQFWWKWPAAIGILAVLLVAWKG
- a CDS encoding proton-conducting transporter membrane subunit, whose amino-acid sequence is MEPLLNIPAILAIAFAGSILAFITHHALPKFRTAVVLLLTLIPAYLVWQLPADSSMIYFSLGGFDLSWGTNPYSRLFSLLIAGIGVLSTIYSLAFMKNKARLGFFYLAFLATIASMYGIVFSQDLLSLFFFWEIMTWSSFLMVIYYRFENQAAGIRYFVFSAVGAYALLTAIVYLYSFTGDLSLTATFRIIPQLSTSQISLITILFLLGFGVKSALMPVHVWAPDAYRSAPSPFTALFSGVLSKMGIFGMGLVLFKFMGGLEQGHIIREVLAWMGGLTALLATFYAVFQTDAKKLLAYSSIAQLGYIIIGLAVGTPLSVMAAIFLALLHGIFKSMLFMGVGSVFHQTGSLDLNELTGLIRKMPLSFVTVLMGIITVSGVPPLGGFVGKWMLYESLLTSGHYFLVAVTFISSTAAFLYLYRLIFSIFLGQEEKEYEHVREVSWVMWVPMLILAGLTMLAGAMPGLFFEPIAEAMKYLGFQQVDWQMSVLFNSWGNQVDMLAVITSIFSVFLLGLAFITWKNYKTTRYVTTRDIHTSGEIPTENENLTYAVDFYRPFERAAAPVFKYKVTRIYESFAKNAELIFDLLRHVYTGNAQTYALYVVIFLVVLIVFSGWIFGIQI
- a CDS encoding proton-conducting transporter membrane subunit; the protein is MELYFSPVHFIAVPLFAAFLLPLLGRISQKLVPIVPGIVLLYLSVVALTLFPHAYEAPIVEIIAGWRPPFGITLIFGPLAAFLVTMITLIGFVVWIYSYRFIIRQPLEKYYMLFMLLIAGSTGIILTGDIFNLFVFLEITAIAAYALTAFLRDHNGAEAAFKYLLIGSFTSAFVLLAIIILYANVGTLNMADIAMRMSDVPVKIKLTIMILFIVGLGIEAELFPLNGWAPDAYSQAPSPIGALFAGIVVKAAVYALMRVLFTLFDLSISSNFLIVMGTITLLIAEMSAMRQQQIKRMLAFSSIGQMGLVLVAFGLGTKEGIAAALFLMFSHAVIKSMLFFSAGYLVFFSGHKNIVDLEGMGREKPWTGFFFSLGALAIIGLPPFSGFWGKFYLLISAANSDHMLLIVLILFSAVIEAVYYLRVVGRLYFKKLHDIEVRKTPFTGLLAMGILAFVTLTIGIYPDFIHELVLPAANELLDKAAYLQYAMMGQ
- a CDS encoding NADH-quinone oxidoreductase subunit K yields the protein MIYYLTSIALILIGMYAVLVKKNLVKMIIGLSLVDGGLHLLFIAIGYVDNATAPIFSKEGLSAAEMVDPIPQALVLTAIVIGLAVTAVALAIIIRLYDHHKTLNVNKIRELKW
- a CDS encoding Na(+)/H(+) antiporter subunit B, coding for MRKIITITFLAILGYYMIILFQQIPFGDNRMNVGRHYLENTIEETGSVNTVTSIVVSYRGFDTLGEVTVLFLAATGLGAILFDKRGKKRRRQNASSLVRTTSKLFYPLIVLLGAYVFVHGHLTPGGGFQGGAIIATGVLMMYMSYRRFETNHKALTIIESMAGLIFVTIGMAGLIIGQSFLENFLPLGTPNTLFSAGIIPIVYSAIGFKVGAELTGVLDTLLKTIR